The genome window TTTTTGCTGTTAGTTAAGTGTTCAAATAAAAACGAGTTAAAAGAAACAACGAACTGAGATTATTTAAGTAAATGAAGGCAAGATTTCTAAAAAGAATACGTTTATGGAGCTGCGCGATAATACTATCGACGTTCTCCTTAGCAAATGCCCAAGATGCAGGTAAAGGTTACGAATTATTCGAAGCCAACTGTACTGCATGTCACCAGATTGATGGTAAATTAATTGGGCCGGAATTACGTAATGTTGAGAAACGCGTACAAGAAGAAGCTGGACTTGGAAAAGAGTGGTTACACTCTTGGATTAAGGACAACAAAGCTTTACGTGCGTCTGGAGATGCGTATGCAAACAAAATTTTCGCTGAGTACAATAACACTGAAATGTTAGCTTTTCCTAACTTATCTGATGGTGATATTGATAATATTCTAGCGTATACTGCCGATCCTGATGGTGGTAAAAAGGCTTTTGATGATGCAAAAGCTGCAAAAAAGAAAGAAGCTGCTGCTGCTAAAGCTGCTGCTGCCGGAAACGGAGGTGGTGCTGGAACAGGAGTTATCGCAGTTGGATTTGTTGTATTAGCAGCATTATTATTGTGGATTTTGGTTCGCGTTAATGCATTAGTTAAAGCAACTGCAACTGATGATTTAGATTCTAAAGAAGAAAAAGCTGCTTTTTCTTTCGCAAACTTCTTCCAAAAATACCAAAAAGTTGGTGGTGTGTTAATCGCAGTATTAGCATTCTTTGCATTGTACAACGTGTATTGGGGATTAATGGGAATTGGTGTTGATAAAGGTTACGAGCCAGAACAACCAATTTATTTCTCTCACAAAGTTCACGCAGGTGTACAAGGTATCGACTGTCAGTACTGTCACAGTTCTGCTAAATACGGTAAAGTGTCTGGAATTCCTTCACCAAACGTATGTATGAACTGTCACAAAACAATCAAAGAATACAAAGGAGATTACTTCGAAGAAGAATTAATCACTTCTGGTAAATTCGCTGATGAGGAAGCAGTTAAGAACTTCTATACAGGAGAAATCCAAAAAATGTATAAAGCTATTGGATGGAATCCAGAAACGAACAAATACGATGGTCCGCAAAAACCAATCGAATGGGTACGTATCCACAATATGCCAGATTTCGTATTCTTTAGCCACGCACAACACGTTGTAGCTGGAGAGAAAGCGATTAAGAAAGCAATTAAAGATGGAACTATTCCAAATGCTAAAGAATTGAACATTGGATCAGGAGACCAAGTTTGTTTCGCATGTCACGGACGTGTTGATGAAATGAACGAAGTAAAAATGGCGAATGATTTCACAATGGGATGGTGTATCGAGTGTCACAGAACTACTGAGGTAGATATGGACAACGAGTATAACAAAGAATATTACGCAGAACTACACGAAAAACTGAAAAAACAGTACGGTGACGCAACTAAGATTACAGTTGATGCTATCGGAGGTTTAGAGTGTGGTAAATGTCATTATTAATATAAAAAAGAGAGGAGTATAAATGGCTTCGAAGAAAAATTACTGGAAAAGTTTTGAGGAGTTAACTGACAATACATTAAATGAAAAGTTAACTACCAACGAATTTGCAGAAGAAATTCCTGTAGATAATTTCTTAGGGAATGATAACGCCATGGAGAATAGTCAAACTTCACGACGTGACTTTTTGAAGATTTTAGGGTTCAGTACAGCTGCTGTTACTTTAGCAGCCTGTGAAGCTCCAATCGTAAAATCTGTTCCTTATGTAGTGAAACCAGAAAACATTATGCCTGGTGTACCTACTTATTATGCATCTACAATTTTTGATGGATACGATTACGCGAACGTATTAGTACGTACAAGAGAAGGTCGTCCAATTAGAATTGATGCAAACAAAGGCGCAAAATATTATGGTTCTACAAATGCACGTGTTCAGGCATCTGTATTATCATTATACGATTCTGATAAAATAAAATCACCTTTAACAAACGCAGGTGAAAACTTCAAAGCAACATCTTGGAAAGAGCTTGATGCACGTGTAACAAAAGCATTAGCATCAGTAGGAGGGAAAAAAGTAGTTATTTTAACTTCTTCTTTACCTTCACCAACAACTAAAAAGTTGATTGCTGAGTTTGCAACAAAATATCCAACAACTCAACACGTTGTTTATGATGCAATTTCTTCTACGAATGCATTAGATGCAGCGCAAGAAGTTTACGGAAAAAGAGAATTGCCATTCTACGATCTTAAGAATGCTGAATTAGTTGTTTCTTTCAACGCAGATTTCTTAGGTGATTACAATGGTGGTGGAATGGAAGGTGATTATGGTGTTGCTCGTAAACCAGGAGCAAACATGATGCGTCACATCCAAGTAGAATCTGTTTTATCTTTAACAGGTGCAAATGCTGATACACGTTATCCATTAAAACCAACTGATACTGAAAAAGTATTGGCTGAAGTTTATAATAAATTAGCAGGTGGTTCAGCTTCTTCTAAAGAAGCATTAGCTATTGCTGCTGAATTAACAGCAAAAGGTTCTAAAGCGGTTGTTATGGCAGATGGTTCGAAAGAAGCATACGCAATTGCATACGCAATTAATCAATTGTTAGGATCAGCTGCAGTTTCTGATAAAGCTGTTTTATTAAAAGAGTCTAACGATGCTGTATTTAATCAATTTGTTGCAGAAGCTAAAGCTGGACAAGTTGGGGTTTTATTAAACTTCCAAACAAATCCAATTTACAATGCTAAAAATGCAAAAGAAATTGAAGCAGCTTTCAAAAACATTGGACTTAAAGTTGGTTTAGTTGAAAAATTAGACGAAACTGCATCAGTAATGGACGTTATTGCTCCAGTTACTCACGGTTTAGAGTCTTGGAATGATTTCAACCCATTAACAGGTGTATATTCATTACAACAACCAACAATTCCACGTGTATTTGATTCTCGTCAATTCCAAGATTCATTAATCGCATGGATGACAGGAGTAACTAAAGTAACAGAAGTAGAAGATCCAAATGATCCAATTATGGTGATGGCGGTTTCTGCAACAAGACAAAAAGTTTCTCCATATTACTTATATGTAAAACAAAACTGGGAATCAGCTATTTTACCAAAATTAGGTGTAGATTTCAACAAAGCATTATACAATGGTTATAATGAAACGACTGAAACATCTGCATTTACTGCTAACACTGGTGTTGCTGCAGCGGCTGCTACAAAATTAGCTGGAGCTAAAGCAACAGAATGGGAAATTCAATTCTATTCTAAAGCTGGTTTAGGAGATGGTACACAAGCAAACAATCCTTGGTTACAAGAATTACCAGATCCAATTACACGTAACTCTTGGGATAACTATTTAACAGTTAATCCAAATGATGCGGAAAAATTAGGAATCAAAATTCAAGATAACTACAACGTTACAAACGGAAGAATGCAATTTGACGGTGAGTATGTAAACTTAACTGTTAATGGAGTAGTTTTAGAAAACGTTCCAGTATTCATCCAACCAGGTCAAGCAATCGGAACTGTAGGTTTAGCTTTCGGTTATGGTCGTACAAAAGCTGGTAAAGTTGCAAACAATGTAGGGGTTAATGCTTTCGCATTATATACTGGTAACGTAGGTGCATCTAATGTTAAGATTGAAAAATCTTCTCGTTCAGATAAACACGAATTTGCTAACATGCAACAACAACCAACATTGATGGGACGTTACGAAATTGCAAGAGAAGTTTCTTTAGCAGATTTCATCAACACAGATCGTCAAGAATGGAATCCAGTTGCGAAGATGCCAACATGGAGAGGAGATTCTCCAGTAGGTGAAGTTGACTTATGGGCTAGTTTTGATCGTTCTACAGGACCTCACTTCAATTTAACAATTGATATGAACTCTTGTACAGGATGTGGAGCGTGTGTGATTGCTTGTCAAGCAGAAAACAACGTACCAACTGTTGGTAAAGAGCAAATGCGTATGTCGAGAGATATGTATTGGTTAAGAATTGACCGTTACTACTCTGATGTTACTTACCAAGATAAAGACGGAAAATTAACTCAAAAAGTTGCGTTAGAATCTGATCCAGATAACGAACCACAACAATATACACGTTTAATTAAGCCAGAGGCTGAAAATCCAGATGTGATTTTCCAACCATTAATGTGTCAACACTGTAACCACGCTCCTTGTGAGACTGTGTGTCCAGTAGGTGCAACATCTCATGGTCGTCAAGGTCAAAACATGATGGCTTATAACCGTTGTGTTGGTACTCGTTACTGTGCAAATAACTGTCCTTACAAAGTACGTCGTTTCAACTGGTTTAACTGGGCGAACAATGACAAATACGACTTCCACATGAACAATGATTTAGGTCGTATGGTACTTAACCCAGACGTTGTTGTACGTACACGAGGAGTAATTGAGAAATGTTCATTCTGTATCCAACAAACTCAAGCTGCAATCTTAAAAGCTAAGAAAGAGAACAGAGTAGTTAAAGACGAAGAGTTTATGGCTGCTGCTGCTTGTGCTGCTGCTTGTGGAACAGGTGCGATGAAATTTGGTGATATCAATGATGATAAATCTGAAGTAAGAGCTGCATCGAAAGATAAACGTTCTTATGTTTTATTAGAAGAAATTGGTACAAAACCAAACGTTATCTATCAAGTAAAAGTTAGAAACAGAAAAGAACAAGCTTAATTAAATTAGTAAAGAATTAATAAGGTAAACAAATATGTCACATTACGAATCACAGGTAAGAGAACCCCTTATTTTAGGACATAAAACCTACCACGATATCACAGTAGACATTGCTCGTCCAATTGAGACGCCAGCAAGTAAGTTGTGGTGGACATGTTTCAGTATAGCAATGGTTGCATTCATCTTTGGTGTTGGAGCAATTGCTTATACAGTAGGAACTGGTATTGGTGTATGGGGATTGAATAGAACGATTAACTGGGGATGGGATATCACCAACTTCGTATGGTGGGTAGGTATCGGTCACGCTGGTACGTTAATCTCAGCCGTTTTATTATTATTCCGTCAAAAATGGAGAATGTCGGTTAACCGTTCTGCGGAAGCCATGACAATCTTCGCCGTTGTACAGGCAGCGTTATTCCCTGTAATTCACATGGGTCGTCCATGGTTAATGTACTGGGTATTCCCAATTCCTAACCAATTTGGATCTTTATGGCCTAACTTTAACTCACCATTATTATGGGACGTATTCGCGATTTCTACGTATTTCTCTGTATCAACAGTTTTCTGGTTGATGGGATTAATTCCTGACTTCGCTATGGTACGTGACCGTGCAACAAAACCATTCGCTAAGAAAATCTACGGAATCTTATCATTCGGATGGGGAGGTGGAGCAAAACATTGGCAACGTTTCGAAGAGTTATCTTTGGTATTAGCTGGTTTATGTACACCATTAGTATTCTCGGTACACACGATTGTATCTTTTGACTTCGCAACGTCGGTAATCAAAGGATGGCACTCAACAGTATATCCTCCATATTTCGTTGCCGGAGCTATTTTCTCTGGTTTCGCGATGGTACAAACATTATTAAGTGTAATGCGTAAAGTTTTACACTACGAAGATTATATCACACGTAAACACATCGAGTACATGAACATTGTAATCGTTGTAACAGGTGGTATGGTTGCAGTAGCATACTTAACAGAGTTATGGATCGCTTGGTATTCAGGATCTCGTTACGAAGACTTTACATACTTCTCTCCAGGAGCAGCAACAGGACCTTATTGGTGGGCATTCTGGGCGTTAATTATCTGTAACGTTTTAGTACCAGGATTATTATGGATTCGTCCAATTAGAAGAAACTTCTTCTGGACATTCGTTATCTCTATCGTAGTTAACATCGGTATGTGGTTCGAGCGTTTTGATATTATCGTTATCAACTTATCTCGTGACTATTTACCATCAAGCTGGACAATGTTTATGCCTTCATGGGTAGACGTAGGTATCTTCTTAGGTACTATGGGATTCTTTTCTGTGTTATACTTATTGTACGCACGTACATTCCCAGTTATTTCACAATCTGAATTAAAAACTATTTTGAAATCATCAGGCGAAAGCTATAAAAAACATCATACTGAAGATGAGCATCACGAACACTAAAATCGTTTATGGTCTTTACGGAGACGATGATGATTTATTAAAAGCAGTAAAATCTATTCGTAAACAAGGTATTACGATAGATGAAGTATATACACCTTTCCCTGTACACGGTTTAGATAAAGCCTTAGGATTA of Empedobacter falsenii contains these proteins:
- a CDS encoding c-type cytochrome, whose product is MKARFLKRIRLWSCAIILSTFSLANAQDAGKGYELFEANCTACHQIDGKLIGPELRNVEKRVQEEAGLGKEWLHSWIKDNKALRASGDAYANKIFAEYNNTEMLAFPNLSDGDIDNILAYTADPDGGKKAFDDAKAAKKKEAAAAKAAAAGNGGGAGTGVIAVGFVVLAALLLWILVRVNALVKATATDDLDSKEEKAAFSFANFFQKYQKVGGVLIAVLAFFALYNVYWGLMGIGVDKGYEPEQPIYFSHKVHAGVQGIDCQYCHSSAKYGKVSGIPSPNVCMNCHKTIKEYKGDYFEEELITSGKFADEEAVKNFYTGEIQKMYKAIGWNPETNKYDGPQKPIEWVRIHNMPDFVFFSHAQHVVAGEKAIKKAIKDGTIPNAKELNIGSGDQVCFACHGRVDEMNEVKMANDFTMGWCIECHRTTEVDMDNEYNKEYYAELHEKLKKQYGDATKITVDAIGGLECGKCHY
- a CDS encoding TAT-variant-translocated molybdopterin oxidoreductase, with amino-acid sequence MASKKNYWKSFEELTDNTLNEKLTTNEFAEEIPVDNFLGNDNAMENSQTSRRDFLKILGFSTAAVTLAACEAPIVKSVPYVVKPENIMPGVPTYYASTIFDGYDYANVLVRTREGRPIRIDANKGAKYYGSTNARVQASVLSLYDSDKIKSPLTNAGENFKATSWKELDARVTKALASVGGKKVVILTSSLPSPTTKKLIAEFATKYPTTQHVVYDAISSTNALDAAQEVYGKRELPFYDLKNAELVVSFNADFLGDYNGGGMEGDYGVARKPGANMMRHIQVESVLSLTGANADTRYPLKPTDTEKVLAEVYNKLAGGSASSKEALAIAAELTAKGSKAVVMADGSKEAYAIAYAINQLLGSAAVSDKAVLLKESNDAVFNQFVAEAKAGQVGVLLNFQTNPIYNAKNAKEIEAAFKNIGLKVGLVEKLDETASVMDVIAPVTHGLESWNDFNPLTGVYSLQQPTIPRVFDSRQFQDSLIAWMTGVTKVTEVEDPNDPIMVMAVSATRQKVSPYYLYVKQNWESAILPKLGVDFNKALYNGYNETTETSAFTANTGVAAAAATKLAGAKATEWEIQFYSKAGLGDGTQANNPWLQELPDPITRNSWDNYLTVNPNDAEKLGIKIQDNYNVTNGRMQFDGEYVNLTVNGVVLENVPVFIQPGQAIGTVGLAFGYGRTKAGKVANNVGVNAFALYTGNVGASNVKIEKSSRSDKHEFANMQQQPTLMGRYEIAREVSLADFINTDRQEWNPVAKMPTWRGDSPVGEVDLWASFDRSTGPHFNLTIDMNSCTGCGACVIACQAENNVPTVGKEQMRMSRDMYWLRIDRYYSDVTYQDKDGKLTQKVALESDPDNEPQQYTRLIKPEAENPDVIFQPLMCQHCNHAPCETVCPVGATSHGRQGQNMMAYNRCVGTRYCANNCPYKVRRFNWFNWANNDKYDFHMNNDLGRMVLNPDVVVRTRGVIEKCSFCIQQTQAAILKAKKENRVVKDEEFMAAAACAAACGTGAMKFGDINDDKSEVRAASKDKRSYVLLEEIGTKPNVIYQVKVRNRKEQA
- the nrfD gene encoding NrfD/PsrC family molybdoenzyme membrane anchor subunit; this translates as MSHYESQVREPLILGHKTYHDITVDIARPIETPASKLWWTCFSIAMVAFIFGVGAIAYTVGTGIGVWGLNRTINWGWDITNFVWWVGIGHAGTLISAVLLLFRQKWRMSVNRSAEAMTIFAVVQAALFPVIHMGRPWLMYWVFPIPNQFGSLWPNFNSPLLWDVFAISTYFSVSTVFWLMGLIPDFAMVRDRATKPFAKKIYGILSFGWGGGAKHWQRFEELSLVLAGLCTPLVFSVHTIVSFDFATSVIKGWHSTVYPPYFVAGAIFSGFAMVQTLLSVMRKVLHYEDYITRKHIEYMNIVIVVTGGMVAVAYLTELWIAWYSGSRYEDFTYFSPGAATGPYWWAFWALIICNVLVPGLLWIRPIRRNFFWTFVISIVVNIGMWFERFDIIVINLSRDYLPSSWTMFMPSWVDVGIFLGTMGFFSVLYLLYARTFPVISQSELKTILKSSGESYKKHHTEDEHHEH